CGGCGCCTTGGCGGCGCAGCAGCTGCTGCAGCCCGACGAGTTCGCCGTCGAGGTGGATCGCACCCGCGCCCTCGTCGTCGGCTTGTCCACTTCCATGTTCGTGCTCACCTTGGCTCTGGCGGTGGCTTTCGCCGCCCGCATCTTCGACCCCCTGCGCAGCCTCATCGAGGGCACCCGGCGCATCGCCGGCGGCAACCTGGCCTTCCGCCTGCAGGCCCGAGGCCGCGACGAGATCGGCGAGCTGGAGCGCTCGTTCAACGACATGGCGGCGCGCCTGCAGACAGCACGTCTGGTGCTGGAGGAACGGCAGCGCTACCTGGAAGCAGTGCTCGGCAACATCGCTTCCGGCGTGGTGGCCACGGACGTGCAAGGACGCATCACCGCGGCCAACGCGGCGGCCGAGCGCCTCCTGCGCCTGCCGCCCGAAGGTCTCGAAGGCCGCACCTGGGGCGAGCTGGCGGCGGCAGCCAAGGACAGCGGCGTGCGCGACTTCTGGGCCCAGGTCGGTACGGGGGCCGAAGGCGCCATCCACGAGCTCAGCATGCGCCGCAGCGAGGGGCGCTTGACGCTGCGCCTCATCGTCACCGATCTGCGCCCGTCCGGCGTGGACGAATCCCTGGGGCGCGTCGCCATCTTCGAGGATCTCACCGAGATGATCCGGTCGAAGAAGCTGGCAGCCTGGGCCGAGATGGCCCGGCAAGTGGCGCACGAGATCAAGAATCCCCTCACCCCGCTCAAGCTCTCGGCGCAGTTCATGGAGCAAGCCTTCCGCGACAAGAGCGACAAGTTCCCGGAGATCTTCAGCGAGGGCATGCAGACGATCGTGCAGCAGGTGGACGTGCTGCGGCGCATCGCCAGCGAGTTCTCCGGCTTCGGCCGGGTCAGCAAGCGGGAGCCGCAACCCTTGGACTTGGGTGCGGTGCTGCGCCGCGTCACCGCGCCGTACCGCAGCGTGCAGGGTCTGCAGCTCGACCTCGGCACCGACGGCAGCGACTCTTTCCCCGGGGACGGACTCGTGGTGCGCGGCGACGAGGAGGGGCTACGCCGGGTCTTCACCAATGTCCTGGAGAACGCGCGCGAGGCCATGGGGGGCACGGGCCGGATCGCGCTCAGCGTCGAAGCCGCCGAGGCTGGGCAGGTGCGTGTGCGCGTCACCGACGAGGGCTCGGGTCTCACCGCCGAAGCGCGAGAGCGTCTCTTCGAACCGTACTTTTCTACCAAATCCACGGGCACCGGTCTCGGGCTCGCGATCACCCGCAGCATCTTGGAGGAGCTCGGCGGCTCGATCAGCCTCAGCAACCGTCCGGGCGGAGGCGCCGAGGTACAGATCACGCTCCCCACCTGAAGGTGGAGGACGCTGGCAGGTGGTCTTGAACGAGCGGGTCCTGAACGAGCAGGCAGGGAAGAGGGGTGGGTCAGGCGTGGACCGGCTTCGAGCCTCACCTCGGGCCACTTCGCCCGAAAAGAGCCGCACTGCCGGCCTCGAGAGGCCGGCGCCCGGGCGCCTCCCTGGCGGGAGACCGACCCTGGGCCTATTTTATGCTCGAAACCCCCGTGGGCGTTATCATTACGGTGAGGGGACCACCCCCGCCGGGTGGAACCCCTGAGGTCTCGCCGCGTACCAAGGCTGGAGTCGTAGCCCGCCTGGAAGGTCCATGGGAGCCGCACGGAGCACACGCCCGGCAAGCGGGGAGCTTTGCCTTCTCGGGGCGATTTTCGTTCTCTGCCTGGGAGCCTCGGCCCTCCCCGGTGCGGCCGAGGAACCAGCCCAAGAAGCCTGCATCCACATCGGGCGCCTGCACTACGACGGCGGCGGCGACTGGTACTCCAACCCGAGCTCGCTGCCGAACTGGATGGTCGCCTTCCAGCAGCGGACCGGCATCGTCACGGTGCACGAGGAAGTGGTCCTGCGCCCGGACGATGACACCCTGTACCGCTTTCCCATCGTCTACATGAACGGCCACGGCATGGTGAAGTTCTCCGAGGAGGAAGCCGCGCATCTGCGCGACTGGATGCTGCGTGGCGGCTTCCTCTGGGCCGACGACAACTACGGCATGGATCGCAGCTTCCGCCAGGAAGTCCGCCGGCTCTTTCCGGATCGGGAGCTCGAGGAGCTGCCCAACGATCACCCGCTGTACCGCTGCTACTACACCCTGCCGGGCTTGCCGAAGATCCACGAGCACGACGGCAAGCCGCCGCAGAGCTTGGTGATCCGCGACAAAGGACGGATCGTGCTCCTGTACACCTATGAGTCGGACATCGGTGATGGCGTCGAGGATCCCGAGGTCCACAAAGATCCGCCGGAGCGCCGGGAAGCGGCCATGCGCATGGCCGTCAACGTTCTGGTTTACGCGCTGACGCATTGAGCCGGCGCGCGGCCGCGGGGGGAGCCTAGGATGACCACAGCGGCGGGGGCGGAGAACAAAGTCCAGGAACGCGGCGCCCTGCTCGTGGCGCTGCTGCGTCATGGGAAGCGCCGGCACGCCCGGCGCGTCTTGCTTTGGGGCGGTCTGCGCATCGCCTGCCGCCTGGGACTGGGGCTCGCCGCCCTGCTCTGCCTGGCGGCCGTGGTCCCGATCCTGCCTAGGCCGGTGGGGTGGCTCCTGGGGCTCCTCTTCTGGGGCGGGGCCGCCGCCCTGGTGTGGAGATCCTGGCTGCAACCGCTGCAGGCGGTGCCGAACCTGGCGGTGTTCTCCCGCCTGGTGGAGGAACGGCGGGATTTCCGCGACATGCTGCGCGCGGCCCTCGAGTTCAGCCAGCGCGGTGCCCCCGGCAACACCTCGAACGACCTCGTCGCCGCCACCATCGACCAGGCCTACGGCGAGGCGAGCCGCCTCGATCTGGTGCGGCTCTTCGCTTTCCCCCAGCGGCGCCGGGATGGCGTCGTGGTGGGCGGCCTCGCCCTCGCACTCCTGGCCCTCGCGCTCCTGGCACCCTCGGTGCCGCGGCGCGCCGCGCAGGCCCTCGCCTTCGCTTACCCCTCGCCCGCTTCCATCGTCTACGGCGAGCTCGAGGTGCAAAGCGGCGACGTCGACATCCTCGCCGGCGACGACTTCATGGTGCGGGTGGTCGATCGCGGCCCCTTGGCTCCCGAGATGCTGCTGCGTTTCAACGACACCGGCGACCTGTGGAAGACGCGGGCGCTGCAGTCGCAAGGCGTGGGGCCGCCGTATGCCTACGAGTTCCGCTTCGAAAACGTGCGCGACGCTACCTCCTATCGCTTCGAGAGCGGCAAGCGCCACACCGCGGAGCACCAGATCCGCGTCGTGCAACGCCCCAGCGTCGACCGCTTCACCCTGCGACTGGTGCCGCCGGCCTACACCCGGCGCGAAGCCCAGAGCCTGGAGGAAGGGCGCGGCGACGCCGTCGCCCTCGTCGGCACGCGGATCGAGATCGAAGGCACCGCCTCTTCGCCGCTGGAGCGGGGATCGCTCTTGCCGGAAAGCGATCCCGCGGCGGCGGTGACGCTGCCGGGGCCGCTGCGTCTGTCCCTGGACGGCGCCACCTTCCGCGCCGCTTTCACCTTGCGCGGCGACCTGCGCTATCACTTCGAGGTGGAAGATTCCCTCGGTCACGGCAACGCCGATCCGGTCACCTACCAGCTGAGCGCCATCGAGGACCGCCCGCCCTTCGTGGAACTCCGCGCCCCGGAGGCGGACGCCACCCTGCCCAAGTCGCTGCAGGTGGAGCTCCAGGTGCATGCCGACGACGACTTCGGCATCTCCCGCATGACCCTGGTCTCCCGCCGCGAGCGCGAGGGCGAGGACCTGCAGGAAACCGAGAAGCGCACCGCCCTCGTCCTCCACGACGGCACCGCCGTCGATCCCGACGGCAAGCCCGTGGGCCGGGAGGGCGCGGCGGAACTGCTGAAGAAGCACGCCTGGGACCTGAGCACGCTCGGGCTCTTCCCGGGCGACTTCGTTTCCTACTGGATCGAAGTGGAGGACAACGACGCGATCTCGGGCCACAAGACGGCGCGCACGCCCACCTATCGCCTGCGGCTGCCTTCCCTGGGCGAGCTCTACGCGGAGCTGCACGACCAGGACGAGAACCGCCTGAGCGAGATCGATCGCGTCCTCGAGGAAGGCAAGCAGCTGCAGCAGAAATACGAGCGTCTGTCGCGGGAGCTGAAGAAGAATCCCGAGATGGACTGGAAGAAGGAGCAGGAGATCCAGAAGTCCCTGGAGAAGCAGAAGGAGCTGGCGGAGAAGGTCGGCGACATCGCCGAGCAGCTGCAACACGAGGTCGAGAAGATGGAAGAGCAGCAGCTGGTGAGCTCCGAGGTCGCCCAGAAGATGGAGGAAATCCGCAAGTTGCTCCAGGAGGTCCAGGACGACACGCTGCGCGAATACATGCAGCGCCTCCAAGAGGCGATGAAGCAGATCTCGCCCGACGAGATCCAGCGGGCGCTGGAGAAGATGGAGCTGTCGCAGGAGGAGTTCCTGCAACGCCTCGATCGCACCAAGGCGCTCCTGGAACAGCTGCGGCGCGAGCAGAAGCTGGACGCGCTGCTGGAGCGCACCGCGGAGCTGCTGCGGCAGCAGGAAGAGCTGACCCAGCGCACCGAGGCCCTGGAGAAAGGCGAGACGAGCCGCGCCGATTCGTCCTCCGCTCAGAAGGACGGCAAAGAGAACACGCCGCAGCAGGAAGGCGAGCGCCTGACCCAGGAGCAGTCCGATCTCGCCGAGGACTCCACGGAGATGGAGAAAGAGCTCCAGGAGCTGCAGCAGGAGATGGAAAAGGCCGGGCGGCAGGAGCTCGACAAGGCGGGCGAGGAGGTGCAGGCGCAGAAACCCTCGGAACCCATGCGCGATGCGGCCGAGCAACTGCAGCAGCAGCAGATGCAGCAAGCCCAGCCGCAGCAGCAGAACGCCGAGCGCCGCCTGCGCGCTCTCTACCAGCGTCTCATGAACGCCCAGATGGCGATGAGCGCCGCCATGGCCCAGGCCACGCTGGAGGCCTTGCAGAAGGCCGCCCGGCAATCCCTAGACGTCTCCTTCCGCCAGGAGCTCCTGACCCGCCAGGCGGTGGACAACGGCGACGCCGAGAGGAGCGGCGACCTGGCGCGGTCCCAGCAAGCGCTGCGGGCAGCGACCCACAAGGTGACCGCGGATCTCGAGGCGGCGGGCAAGGAGTCGACCCAGATACCGCGGCAGGTCACGGCGCTCTTGGTGCAGGCGATGGGGAAGATGACTCAGGGAGTGGAGGGCTACGAAAAGGGCAACGCCCTCGCCGGCCGGCTGCACGGTGAGGACGCCTACGCCGATCTGAATCGCGCCGTCATCGAGCTCAACCGCTCCACCCAGGGCTGTCAGGGGGGGAGCGGCGGCAATCCGTCGGCGAGCCGGCGCCTGGGGGATATGGTGGGCATGCAGCAGAAGCTCAACGACGCCACCCGGCGCCTGCAGCAATCCATGCCCACGCCGGGGCAGATGTCGCCAGAGGAGCGGGCCCAGATGTCGCGCCTGCTGGCGGAGCAGCGTTCCATCGAGGCCGAGCTGCGCGACATCGACCGTCAGGCCCAGGACAAGCGCGACACGCTCGGCCGCATGGACCGCATGCTCGACGACATGAAAGAAGTGGTGGAGGACATGGAGAGCGATGGCGTCGACCAGGAGACCTTGGATCTGCAAGATCGCATCGTCTCGCGCATGCTCGACGCCAGCCGCTCCCTGCACAAGCGGGATTACAACAAGGAGAGGGAGAGCCGCAGCGCCGGCGATGTCTACAGCCAGGGTGGCGGCCCTCTGCAAGAGGACGAGGCGCACAAGAAGCTGCGCCGCGATATCTTGCGCGCCCTCGAATCGGGGACTCCGGAGGAATACCAGGAGCTGGTGCGGGAGTACTTCCGCGCCATCGCCGAAGCCGAGGAGCCGAAGCTGCCGTGAAACGCCGGCTCCTCACCCTGGCGGTCATCTGCCTGGCCTGGGCGGCTCCCGCTGCGGCGCAGCAACGGGGCGCGCCGCCCGCCGCCCCGCGCGAACCGACCTACAGCGCCGAGCAGCAGGAGCGCCTGCATGCCGGGATGCTCGAGCTGCGCCGGCGCCAGCGGGAGAACGATCGGTCCGGGGCCATCGAGGTCGGCGAGCAGCTGCGGCGCGAATTCCCTGGCAACCGTCGGATCGAAGACGCCCTCCTCGACCTCTATCGCGTCGAACGCCGTCAGGACAAGCTGATCGCTCTGCTCGCCCAGCGCATCGAGCGCGATCCCGCCGCCCTGGACGAAGTGCGCGAGCTCTGCACCTACCTGCTGGCGCAACGGCGCACCCACGACGCCCTCGAGGTCATCCAGAAAGTGATCGCCGCCAATCCCGCCGACGAAGCCCGCTACCGCCTGGGGGCGGGGCTGCTGCGCAGCCATGGCCAGATCGATCTCGCCGCCGAGATCTACCGTCAGGGTCGCAAGGCCATCGGCAGGGAAGGGATCTTCGCCACCGAGCTCGCCCAGATTGCAGAGGGGCGAGGCGACTACGAAACCGCCATCAGCGAGTACCTGCTCCTGGTCATGGACCCCGAGCAACGGCCACGGGCGCGGCGCAAGATCCAGCGCCTGATGGAGCGGGCCGACGACCCCAAGGAAGTGCTGTCACGCATCGAGAAGCTCCGCGACCACCACCACGACTCGGCGGCGCTGCACGATGTCGCTGCCCTCGCCTACCTGCAGGTGGGAAAGCTGGAGGAGGCCTTCGCCGCCGTGAAGCTGGCGGACCGGTATGCCGAGGACCAGGGCGAACACCTGCTCGAGTTCGGCAAGCTGGCGCTGCAGCACGAGGAGGGCGAGCCGGTGGACCTGAAGCGCACCCGGCTCGGTGTGCGCGTCCTCCATCTCCTGCCGGAAGCGCATCCACAGAGCAACCTCTTGCCCGAGGCCTCGCGGCTTCTCGCCGAAGGTCTGGTCGCCGTGGCGCGCCAGGCCCCGGACGAAGCCTCGAAGCGCGAGCTCCTCCAGGAGGCCATTCGTTCCCTGGACCAGAGCGCCCAGGACTCGGGTTTCGCCAGCGTGCAGCGCGATGCCTTGGCGCTGAAGGCGCTCATCCTCTACGAGGATCTGGGGCAACCCGAAGCGGCGCTCTCGACTTTCCAGGAGCTGCTCGACCATCAGAAGACCCAAGGCGAGCCGGACCAGATGGTGCGGGTGCAGATGGCGCTCTGCCTGGCCGCCATGGAGCGGTTCGACGAGGCGCGCAAGCTGCTGGTGGAAGCTGCCTCCGCGCCCGCCGACAGCGATCCAGCCGAGGCGCCCCGTCCGCCGGGGATGCGGGCCCAGCCGACGGTGGAGAACATCGGCCGATCCCGGGCGCGCTACCACCTGGCCGAGCTGGATCTCGCCGAGGGGAAGTACGACCAGGCGCGCGACGGCTTCGCGGCGCTCGCCGAAGAAGCGCCGGAAGACCGCCTTTCCAACGACTGCCTCGACCTGGCGCTCACCCTCAACGAAGCGGCCTTCTCTCAGGATCCGGGCTTGAGTCGCTTCAGCCAGTATCATCGGGCCATGCTCCGCCGCCAGCCGGAGCAGGCGCGGGCGGAGCTGGAAGCCCTAGTCACGGAGCAACCCAATTCCTCGCTGCATGCCCTGGCGCTCTTCGAGCTCGGGAAGAACGACATGACCGCAGGGAAATACGACTCCGCCCTGCGTCGCTTCGCCGCGCTGGTGGCGGGGCAGCCGCAGCACCGGCTGGCGCCCCGAGCCCTGGAGGCGACGGGGGACCTGCAGCTCGAGAAGCTGCAGCAGCGCGAGCAGGCGGTCGCCACGTACGAGCGCATTCTCCTGGAGTACCCGGAGGATCTCTTCCAGGACGACGTGAGGAAGAAGCTGCTCGCGGCCCGGGTCGAGACGAAGGAGGAAGACAGTGCCACGCCTTGAGCCCCGACGACCCTCCCACCCGCTCCTGACCTTGGGGGTCGCGCTCCTCCTCCTGGGCGGCTCGCTCGTCGTGGCCGCCGCGGACGACTTCATGCTGATCCCGATGGACCTGCAGCAGACGAACCACCTGAAGGCTTACGGTCTCGCCTTCCACATGCTGAGCCAGGGTGTGCAGGTGGAGTGGCTGCTCAACTACCGGGGCGGCAGCTTCCTGGCGCGACGCCACCAGGATCTGGAGCTGGAGGCCCGCATCCGCGGCGTGCTCTACCAGGTCACGAGCGACGCGGATATCGCCACCATCAAGGCGGAGATCGAACGGGAGAACATGGACGTGGTCCTGCTCGAAAAGCCGCCACGCCTGGCGGTGTACACCCCGCCCAACGCTCAACCCTGGGATGACGCCGTCACCCTCGCGCTCACCTATGCCGAGATCCCCTTCGACAAGGTCTACGATCGCGAGGTCCTGTCCGGGGAGCTGGAGAAGTACGACTGGTTGCACCTGCACCACGAGGATTTCACCGGGCAGTACGGCAAGTTCTTCGGCACCTACCGCTTCGAGTCCTGGTACCAACACGACGTCGAGGTCAACGAGGCGCTGGCGCAGGAGCTCGGCTTCACCAAGGTCTCGGAGGAGAAGAAGGCGGTGGCCCGGGCGATCTGGAAGTACGCCTACGGCGGGGGCTTCGTCTTCGCCATGTGCTCCGCCACGGATACCATCGACATCGCCCTCGCGGCCACAGGCGTGGACATCGTTGCCCCAGAGCTCGACCACGACGGCATCACCCCGGGCTTCGAGAGCAAGCTGCAGTTCGGACTGTGTTTCGCCTTCGAGAACTTCAGCCTGGTCACGAACCCGCTGGTCTACGAGTTCTCCAACATCGACACGAGCAACTACGCTCGCCTTCGCGGCCCCGAGGCCGACTACTTCACCCTCTTCGAGTTCGCCGCCAAGCACGACCCCGTGCCCACCATGCTGACACAATGTCATGTCAGCGTGATCAACGGCTTCCTCGGACAAACCACCGGCTTCCGCCAGTCGCTGGTGAAGAAGGCCGTGGTCGTGCTCGCCAAGGTGGAGGGGACAGACGAGGTCAAGTACGTGCATGGAAACGTCGGCCGCGGCACCTTCACCTTTTACGGTGGCCACGATCCGGAGGATTACCAGCACCAGGTCGGCGACCCACCGACGCGGCTCGAGCTACACGTCAACTCGCCCGGATACCGGCTCATCCTGAACAACGTCCTCTTCCCGGCGGCGCGGAAGAAGGAGCAGAAGACCTGAGCCTCGCGCCCGTTGTTCCGCCTGGAGCTTCATGGGCGCTGTCTGGACTCGCGCGCGCCCTCCATCACCCGCTTCTTTCCCGACTCGACTCCCCCCATACCCGCGCCTGGAGCGCACTTCCGCTCGGTCGATGTTTCCTGCTTCCCTTGACACCTCAGGAAGCTTGCGAGGATGATCACAGAAACCAAGGGGGCTTGGGTTCCCGAACGCACCCCCGGAGTTGGGTCGAGCGCGCAGGGGGAGGTGAGTGGCTCCGGCTGCAGCAGCGTTTCTCGGGTTGGGCTGGGGCTTTTGATGGAGAAGATCGATTTCCCGGATTGCAGGAAGTGCGACAACGGGGTCCTGCTGCCGTTGTCCGACTACGGGCGCGACGGTGCGCCCATCACGTACAAGGCCTGGGTCTGCACCAACCCCACCTGCGGGTTCAACATACGCATCGACAATGGGGAGATCAGCTTCGGGCGGCCTTTCGGCCAGTCCTCGAAGTAGGTTTCTCGATCCTGCCGCGCACGTGGCTCGTTCCTAATCACGCCGGCTCCGCGTCGTCCTGATCCCTACCGCCACGACGCAGGAGCCAGAAAGCCATTCCCAGCAGCAAGGGCGCGCCGATCAACACACCCGGCTGGAGAGCCAGGCGGGTGAGTGCCGGCGTGTCGACGTCCCCGGTCCGGGCCAGCTCCAGGTAGCCGATCAGGTTGAAGAGCGCGTGGCCCAACCAGGCCGCGGTGAGCGTGCGTGTCATGAGGACGAGGAAGCCGAGAACGATCCCGAGCAGCGAGAGCGGCAAGAGCGCCCAGGGGGCGAGGTGCGTCATCCCGAAGAGGACGCCCACCACCACCGCTGCGACCCAGGGACGCAGGAGGCGTCCCATGGTGCCCAGCAGGAGGGCACGGAACAGGACCTCCTCGCCGAGCGGCCCCAGGACCACGACAGCCACCAAGCCGCCGGCGAGGCTCACGGCGTCCGTGGGCACCAGATTCTGCTGGAACCGTAGTGCCTCCGCGTCCGGCGCGACGAACCAGAGGTTGGCAGCGCTCAGAGCGTAATCCAAAGGCACCGTGCCGAGGATCGCGAGGACCACGCCGAGGCCCTGCCACCCATCGAGAGGAAACAACCAGAGCTCGGAGCGGACGGGGCGGCGGAGCGAGCGGATCACGAGCGCGATAGGGACCAGGATTCCCACCACGGGTGCCAGGGCCAGCCCCCACACCGCCACACCAGGGCGCCCACCCCAAAGAACACCTTGGAAGAGAAAGTAGAGCAGCAAGCACCCGGTGAAGAGGAGGAGCAGAGCTTGGGTCCCGAAGAGGTCGTAGAAGCTCGCCGCTGCTTCGCCATCCGGAGGGCCGCTGGAGGCGTCCTCGCTCCCGTGGTCTTCAGGGGCTTCGTGCATAGACTGTGATCGTACGGCAGCACCGACATCGCATCCTAGAGATGCCTCAGAGGTGCCTTCGTTGACCCCGCGGCCGCGACGCCCGTAGGCTGGCGGCGGAGAAACCGCGTGAAGCTCGTCACGGCGCAACAAATGCAGGCGATCGACCGCCGCACCATCGACGGCGGCCTCGTTCCGGCACTCGTTCTCATGGAGAACGCTGGTGCGGCGCTCGCCCGCGAGGCCCTCCGACTCCTCCGCCGCCCGCGCGGCGCCCGGGTCGAGATCCTGTGCGGGAAGGGAAACAACGGGGGCGACGGCCTCGTTCTCGCCCGGCTCCTGGCCCGCGAGGGGGTGCGGGTGTGCGTGCACCTCTGCCACCCGGCGACCGAGCTCAGCTCCGATGCACGCGCCAACCTTTCCAGACTGCGCCGCTCCAAGGTCAGCATCAACGTCCTGAAGGAGAACTTGGCCGCTACTCCCGCAGCCGAACCGGTCGGCCGGCGACCGCGCCCTCTCCTGGTGGCGGCAGACGTCCCCGGCCGGCGAGACTCCCTCGCCTCACATCTCGTACGGGCCGATCTTTGCGTCGACGCTCTCCTCGGTACCGGGGCAGCCCGCCCGCTCGCACCGGCTTACGCCGGCCTCGTCGATCTCCTCAACCGCACCAGCCGGCTCACCCTCGCGGTGGATATCCCGACCGGGGTCGATGCGAGTTCCGGCGCCCTCCTCGGCACCGCGGTCTGGGCCGACGTCACGGTGACCTTCGGTCTCCCCAAGCTTGGACTGGCCTTCCATCCCGGGCGCGAACGGGCCGGCCGGATCGAGGTGGCCGATATCGGTTTTCCGGCCGAGGTGCTGGGTGACCGGCAGAATGAGTGGTCCTGGGTGGACCCGGCCTGGGCCAGAGCGCTGTTGCGACCGCTGCAGCCCACGGCACACAAGTACTCTCGTGGAACCGTCCTCATGGTGGCAGGCAGTTCCCGCTTCCCAGGTGCGGCGGCGCTCGCTGCCGAGGCGGCGCTCCGCACCGGTGCAGGCATGGTGCATCTCGTCGTTCCCGGTTCCATCCGCGACCTTCTGGAGGTACGGCTCCGCGAGGTGATCATCCACCCCTGTCCCGAGGACTCTGAAGGCAACTGCACCGATGCCGTCCTCGACCTGGCTTCGACGCTTGCGAAGCGATGCGATGCCCTCGCTCTTGGCTCGGGCATCCAGGCGGACGACAGTGTGCGCCGGTGGATGCGAGAGCTGCTGGCGACTCTGGCGCTTCCCGCCGTGGTCGATGCCGATGCCCTCCTGGCGCTCCCGCCCCCACCTCATCCTGCTCCCCGCGTCGCCACACCTCACGCGGGAGAGCTGGCGCGCTGGCTCGGACTCGAGGCGCGCCTCGACGAGAAGGAGCGCGTGACCACGGCAGCTGCAGCCGCCACCCGCCACCAGGTGGTGGTGGTGGCGAAGGGAGCCCCGAGCGTCGTGGTAACACCCGCCGGGGAAAAGCGGGTCAACAGCACCGGACACACCGGACTCGCCACCGCCGGATCGGGGGACGTCTTGGGCGGAATGCTGGGGAGCCTCCTCGCGCAGGGCCTCGAGGCTCCGCCGGCAGCGACGCTCGCGGTGTACCTGCATGGCCTTGCCGCGGAGCTGGCTTGCGAGCAGAGTTCCCCCCGCAGCCTACTGGCTGGAGACCTCCTCCCCGCCATCGGTTTGGCGTACGCCACACTCGAGCGTGGATGAGCTGGGCGTCCTGGCCACTTGACCACCGGGCGCTTTCGTTGACCCACCTAGCATGCCATTGTGGCAGCAATAACCGCCAGTAGAGGCTGCCTTCCTGTCCGTGTTCTGTAGATGGATGCCCACCACAGTAATGTAACCAAATTACAATAAATGGTTTAGTGGATTCATAGAGCCGTGGCACAGGACTTGATTTAGTCCTTACCGCGAGCGGCATGAGGTGACGCCCAGAGTGCATAGATGGCAGTCACGGCCGCGAAGAAAGAATCGTCCCGAGCCGAGCTCGGGCAGGCTTAGGAGGTATGGAAATGTCTCTCGTCAGGTGGAAGCCCAGGAACGGTGACTTCATCGACCCGTTCTTCGATCGATTCAGCCAGCAAGTGGGCGCCTTGCTCGGCGACTGGCCCTTCGAGAGCGCCAAGAACTGGTACCCGGCGATGGATCTCGTGGAGGAGAAGGATCGACTCCTCGTTCGTCTCGAGCTGCCCGGAATGGACCCGAAGGCGGTCGAGATCCAGTTGCAGGGCAACCTGCTCACGGTGAGCGGGGAACGCAAGGACGAGGCGGAAAGCTCGGAAGGCACAGTGCTCAAGCGCGAGCAGACCTACGGCGCCTTCCAGCGCAGCTTGCAGCTCCCC
The sequence above is a segment of the Candidatus Krumholzibacteriia bacterium genome. Coding sequences within it:
- a CDS encoding DUF4159 domain-containing protein, with product MGAARSTRPASGELCLLGAIFVLCLGASALPGAAEEPAQEACIHIGRLHYDGGGDWYSNPSSLPNWMVAFQQRTGIVTVHEEVVLRPDDDTLYRFPIVYMNGHGMVKFSEEEAAHLRDWMLRGGFLWADDNYGMDRSFRQEVRRLFPDRELEELPNDHPLYRCYYTLPGLPKIHEHDGKPPQSLVIRDKGRIVLLYTYESDIGDGVEDPEVHKDPPERREAAMRMAVNVLVYALTH
- a CDS encoding DUF4175 family protein; translation: MTTAAGAENKVQERGALLVALLRHGKRRHARRVLLWGGLRIACRLGLGLAALLCLAAVVPILPRPVGWLLGLLFWGGAAALVWRSWLQPLQAVPNLAVFSRLVEERRDFRDMLRAALEFSQRGAPGNTSNDLVAATIDQAYGEASRLDLVRLFAFPQRRRDGVVVGGLALALLALALLAPSVPRRAAQALAFAYPSPASIVYGELEVQSGDVDILAGDDFMVRVVDRGPLAPEMLLRFNDTGDLWKTRALQSQGVGPPYAYEFRFENVRDATSYRFESGKRHTAEHQIRVVQRPSVDRFTLRLVPPAYTRREAQSLEEGRGDAVALVGTRIEIEGTASSPLERGSLLPESDPAAAVTLPGPLRLSLDGATFRAAFTLRGDLRYHFEVEDSLGHGNADPVTYQLSAIEDRPPFVELRAPEADATLPKSLQVELQVHADDDFGISRMTLVSRREREGEDLQETEKRTALVLHDGTAVDPDGKPVGREGAAELLKKHAWDLSTLGLFPGDFVSYWIEVEDNDAISGHKTARTPTYRLRLPSLGELYAELHDQDENRLSEIDRVLEEGKQLQQKYERLSRELKKNPEMDWKKEQEIQKSLEKQKELAEKVGDIAEQLQHEVEKMEEQQLVSSEVAQKMEEIRKLLQEVQDDTLREYMQRLQEAMKQISPDEIQRALEKMELSQEEFLQRLDRTKALLEQLRREQKLDALLERTAELLRQQEELTQRTEALEKGETSRADSSSAQKDGKENTPQQEGERLTQEQSDLAEDSTEMEKELQELQQEMEKAGRQELDKAGEEVQAQKPSEPMRDAAEQLQQQQMQQAQPQQQNAERRLRALYQRLMNAQMAMSAAMAQATLEALQKAARQSLDVSFRQELLTRQAVDNGDAERSGDLARSQQALRAATHKVTADLEAAGKESTQIPRQVTALLVQAMGKMTQGVEGYEKGNALAGRLHGEDAYADLNRAVIELNRSTQGCQGGSGGNPSASRRLGDMVGMQQKLNDATRRLQQSMPTPGQMSPEERAQMSRLLAEQRSIEAELRDIDRQAQDKRDTLGRMDRMLDDMKEVVEDMESDGVDQETLDLQDRIVSRMLDASRSLHKRDYNKERESRSAGDVYSQGGGPLQEDEAHKKLRRDILRALESGTPEEYQELVREYFRAIAEAEEPKLP
- a CDS encoding tetratricopeptide repeat protein; protein product: MKRRLLTLAVICLAWAAPAAAQQRGAPPAAPREPTYSAEQQERLHAGMLELRRRQRENDRSGAIEVGEQLRREFPGNRRIEDALLDLYRVERRQDKLIALLAQRIERDPAALDEVRELCTYLLAQRRTHDALEVIQKVIAANPADEARYRLGAGLLRSHGQIDLAAEIYRQGRKAIGREGIFATELAQIAEGRGDYETAISEYLLLVMDPEQRPRARRKIQRLMERADDPKEVLSRIEKLRDHHHDSAALHDVAALAYLQVGKLEEAFAAVKLADRYAEDQGEHLLEFGKLALQHEEGEPVDLKRTRLGVRVLHLLPEAHPQSNLLPEASRLLAEGLVAVARQAPDEASKRELLQEAIRSLDQSAQDSGFASVQRDALALKALILYEDLGQPEAALSTFQELLDHQKTQGEPDQMVRVQMALCLAAMERFDEARKLLVEAASAPADSDPAEAPRPPGMRAQPTVENIGRSRARYHLAELDLAEGKYDQARDGFAALAEEAPEDRLSNDCLDLALTLNEAAFSQDPGLSRFSQYHRAMLRRQPEQARAELEALVTEQPNSSLHALALFELGKNDMTAGKYDSALRRFAALVAGQPQHRLAPRALEATGDLQLEKLQQREQAVATYERILLEYPEDLFQDDVRKKLLAARVETKEEDSATP
- a CDS encoding asparagine synthetase B, whose amino-acid sequence is MLIPMDLQQTNHLKAYGLAFHMLSQGVQVEWLLNYRGGSFLARRHQDLELEARIRGVLYQVTSDADIATIKAEIERENMDVVLLEKPPRLAVYTPPNAQPWDDAVTLALTYAEIPFDKVYDREVLSGELEKYDWLHLHHEDFTGQYGKFFGTYRFESWYQHDVEVNEALAQELGFTKVSEEKKAVARAIWKYAYGGGFVFAMCSATDTIDIALAATGVDIVAPELDHDGITPGFESKLQFGLCFAFENFSLVTNPLVYEFSNIDTSNYARLRGPEADYFTLFEFAAKHDPVPTMLTQCHVSVINGFLGQTTGFRQSLVKKAVVVLAKVEGTDEVKYVHGNVGRGTFTFYGGHDPEDYQHQVGDPPTRLELHVNSPGYRLILNNVLFPAARKKEQKT
- a CDS encoding CPBP family intramembrane glutamic endopeptidase; the protein is MHEAPEDHGSEDASSGPPDGEAAASFYDLFGTQALLLLFTGCLLLYFLFQGVLWGGRPGVAVWGLALAPVVGILVPIALVIRSLRRPVRSELWLFPLDGWQGLGVVLAILGTVPLDYALSAANLWFVAPDAEALRFQQNLVPTDAVSLAGGLVAVVVLGPLGEEVLFRALLLGTMGRLLRPWVAAVVVGVLFGMTHLAPWALLPLSLLGIVLGFLVLMTRTLTAAWLGHALFNLIGYLELARTGDVDTPALTRLALQPGVLIGAPLLLGMAFWLLRRGGRDQDDAEPA